From one Variovorax sp. PBL-H6 genomic stretch:
- a CDS encoding non-ribosomal peptide synthetase, translating into MSLSTAQRRLWFLDRIKADVRDAYHLSGALEFDGHLDEGALRRALEALVTRHEVLRATFAEIDGEPMQRIAPPGPFLLERRDLQHLAAADLDAERERQIQEACTAPFDLETGPLIRGRLLRLGPQRHTLVLSLHHMVTDGWSTAVLMNDVAAFYTAFVQGLPDPLPALPAQYADHVAEEQERASSPMRRTRLAYWQHQLEDSPELLELPTDRPRPPVQDHSGDRVEIVFPTRLVTALREWAKQRDATLTMALQAGLNVLFSRLSGQQDVVIGTAVANRRRPAYRQAMGFFVNTLALRTDLSDNPTADVLLDRVRSVGQSAYLRQDVPFEQVVELVRPARNPSHSPIFQVLMAIQNYDTEPIQLPGATLQLVVVPPHSVASDLMVLLRETPDSMVGRIAYATALFDHTTIERWVGYLMRLLEGMASDGTQRVAELPMLADDERSLLLEGFNATRTTPAADTLVHTLFEAQAARTPDAVALVADHKSWRYAELDAQADRLARRLHAGGLGPGQRAALFIGRGADMIVAMIAVLKCGGAYVPLDPADPPERIARMLDDAAPQVVLTQKRLQAALPKRDAPQVVLDAEPGTATQSAAGPFTVDVRPDHAAYVIYTSGSTGTPKGVAVPHAALVNLIQWQSRRRQGALAPRTLQYVALGFDVAFQEIFTTLCGGGALVLIHEGVRRDMSALLRVLRDQRVERLILPFISLQHLAEEAAASTDALPALRQVITGAEQLRIGTEIRALFKRLGTCKLQNQYGPTEYPVATALDLHGPPDSWPLLPSIGRPIDNTVLRILDAFGQPVPIGVKGEIFIGGAGMACGYLGQPALSEAVFVDDPFSPHHGARLYKTGDIGRWRSDGCIDFVSRCDDQVKLRGFRIELGEIEAQLGQHPSVADVAVLLREDDPGHKRLVAYLTLTPGVPEPGTAGALKRFLRSVLPEYMVPSELVVLDAFPLTVNGKVDRRALRPPPLRPEGSDRVLPRNRTEEALWEIWRGVLHTTAFGVEDSFFDLGGHSLLTMQVASRIRQQLGVELSLALLFEHVTIAALAAWLDEALPRTASTEAVPIPRIARGRALPVSLSQRRMWVIQQFDPASVAYNVPVSLRLRGAFDPRLLQAAFDRIVQRHEGLRTRFAMQEEPVQHISPSLSVNVEQIDLRARPAAGRLEEARSILGERASRPFDLTQAPLHHATLVILDDSDHVFLWVMHHAITDNWSIAILMRDLLATYASLSTGGAAELPPLAIEYADYAAWQRSPAAAAQRHHQIEFWVERLSGLQPLNLPTDHVRPPLPSFHGSKVSVALPPALLLSLRRFCGQHAVTPFVVLLSAFKLMLARHCGTHDIAVGTPIANRHHLVTEQLVGTLVNTLVMRTDLSGNPDFSELLQRVRTTALQAYAHQDAPFDEIVEALGQDRRSHPEGLVRTLFNVLNAPLGQLPAVDFSYQEFDLERTAAQFDLSIHVDTEFGHRIHLEYSTDLFAATSAERMLENYLSLVEQVLGNEHLPISDYQLLAPSQLALLRDHWNATQQALPPRQLIHQHLRCGEHALRDRVAVIDSQGKRTTYGELNAAVALLASALRAHGFGRGHRIGLSLARDAGMLTAQLAVLTAGAAYVPLDPNFPIDRLSYMAGDAGLSAILAGPDSAAHFRETGVPLLDPVVLLKEAETAPPPALRPDPKRDAQPLDPAYFIYTSGSTGRPKAVAVPHRAVVNFLVAMAREPGLDETDRLVAITTLSFDIAVLELLLPLAVGAQVIVADSDHVADPRQLRAMLERHDATLMQATPSAWRALLDTGWTGRPGFRALIGGEPLQVPLAEQLLENCSELWNMYGPTETTVWSTTWRVHSPRQGISIGRPIGNTSVWVLDERGLPSPIGVPGELCIGGLGVALGYHAREALTAERFVVDRWRDEADARMYRTGDLCRWRHDGLLEHLGRLDHQVKVRGFRIELGEIESTLLDHPAVARCAVVTRAEREDDVRLVAYVVPQSPELYVPALREHLQSCLPEYMVPQHLVVLKAMPLLPNGKLDRNALPAPDVEASRTTRTRQLPVTEEEKVIAEIWSELLGVEDVEATDNFFELGGHSLLAMRAVSAIKQRLAMQVAPRRLVFETLRQVANRSSASRS; encoded by the coding sequence ATGTCGCTTTCAACTGCGCAGCGGCGGTTGTGGTTTCTGGATCGGATCAAGGCCGATGTTCGCGATGCCTATCACCTCTCGGGCGCGCTCGAATTCGATGGCCATCTCGACGAAGGTGCCCTGAGGCGTGCCCTCGAGGCGCTGGTGACGCGCCATGAGGTGCTCCGCGCCACCTTCGCCGAGATCGATGGCGAGCCGATGCAGCGCATTGCGCCGCCGGGCCCCTTCCTGCTCGAAAGAAGAGACCTGCAGCACTTGGCTGCGGCGGACCTGGACGCCGAACGCGAGCGCCAGATCCAGGAGGCATGCACGGCACCGTTCGACCTGGAGACGGGCCCCCTGATCCGCGGACGGCTGCTTCGGCTCGGACCGCAGCGTCATACCCTCGTGCTCAGCCTGCACCACATGGTGACCGACGGCTGGTCGACGGCCGTGCTCATGAACGATGTCGCCGCGTTCTATACCGCGTTCGTGCAGGGCCTGCCGGACCCGCTGCCGGCCTTGCCTGCCCAGTACGCAGACCACGTGGCAGAAGAGCAGGAGCGCGCCTCGTCACCCATGCGCAGAACGCGTCTCGCGTATTGGCAGCACCAGCTCGAAGACTCTCCGGAGTTGCTGGAGCTCCCCACCGATCGCCCGCGGCCGCCGGTGCAGGACCATTCCGGCGACCGTGTCGAGATCGTGTTTCCCACGCGGCTTGTCACCGCCCTTCGCGAGTGGGCAAAGCAGCGCGACGCCACCTTGACCATGGCGCTGCAAGCCGGGCTCAACGTGCTTTTCTCGCGCCTGAGCGGTCAGCAGGACGTGGTGATCGGCACCGCCGTCGCGAATCGCCGGCGGCCGGCGTACCGGCAAGCCATGGGCTTTTTCGTCAACACGCTCGCGCTGCGAACGGACCTGAGCGACAACCCGACTGCCGATGTGCTGCTGGACCGGGTCCGCAGTGTCGGCCAGTCCGCTTACCTGCGGCAGGACGTTCCATTCGAACAGGTCGTCGAACTGGTGCGGCCCGCGCGCAATCCGAGCCACAGCCCCATCTTCCAGGTGCTGATGGCCATCCAGAACTACGACACCGAGCCGATCCAACTGCCCGGCGCCACCTTGCAATTGGTGGTGGTCCCGCCGCACAGCGTGGCTTCCGACCTGATGGTGCTCCTGCGCGAAACACCAGACAGCATGGTGGGTCGGATCGCCTACGCCACCGCCTTGTTCGACCACACGACCATCGAGCGCTGGGTCGGCTATTTGATGCGCCTGCTCGAGGGCATGGCGAGCGACGGCACGCAGCGCGTTGCCGAACTCCCCATGCTGGCTGACGACGAGCGATCGCTGCTGCTGGAAGGATTCAACGCCACGCGCACCACGCCCGCCGCCGACACGTTGGTCCACACCCTCTTCGAGGCGCAGGCTGCCCGCACCCCGGATGCCGTGGCGCTCGTTGCCGATCACAAGAGCTGGCGCTACGCCGAGCTCGATGCCCAGGCCGACCGCCTCGCGCGCCGGCTGCACGCAGGTGGGCTCGGGCCTGGGCAGCGCGCAGCCCTCTTCATCGGGCGCGGCGCCGACATGATCGTGGCGATGATCGCGGTGTTGAAGTGCGGCGGCGCCTACGTGCCGCTGGATCCTGCCGATCCGCCGGAGCGCATTGCCCGCATGCTCGACGATGCAGCGCCGCAGGTCGTGCTGACCCAGAAGCGGCTGCAGGCCGCGTTGCCCAAGCGGGATGCACCGCAGGTCGTACTGGACGCCGAGCCAGGGACTGCAACCCAATCGGCTGCTGGGCCTTTCACGGTCGACGTTCGCCCCGATCATGCGGCCTATGTCATCTACACCTCGGGCTCGACGGGCACGCCCAAGGGCGTCGCGGTGCCGCACGCGGCCTTGGTCAACCTCATCCAATGGCAGTCCCGCCGGCGCCAAGGCGCGCTTGCGCCACGCACCCTGCAGTACGTGGCGCTCGGATTCGACGTCGCCTTCCAGGAGATCTTCACCACCTTGTGCGGCGGCGGTGCGCTGGTACTGATCCATGAGGGCGTTCGACGCGACATGTCTGCGTTGCTCCGGGTGCTGCGCGACCAACGCGTCGAGCGCTTGATCCTTCCCTTTATTTCGCTGCAGCACCTGGCGGAGGAAGCGGCAGCCTCGACCGATGCCCTTCCCGCGTTGCGGCAAGTGATCACCGGGGCCGAGCAGCTGCGCATCGGCACGGAAATCCGGGCCTTGTTCAAGCGCCTTGGCACCTGCAAGCTGCAAAACCAATATGGCCCGACCGAATACCCGGTGGCGACGGCGCTCGACCTGCATGGGCCACCGGACAGCTGGCCCCTGCTGCCATCGATCGGCCGCCCCATCGACAACACCGTCCTTCGCATCCTCGACGCTTTCGGCCAACCCGTGCCGATCGGCGTGAAGGGAGAAATTTTCATCGGGGGCGCCGGCATGGCGTGCGGCTACCTGGGGCAGCCCGCGCTCAGCGAAGCCGTGTTCGTCGACGATCCCTTCAGCCCGCATCACGGAGCGCGCCTCTACAAGACAGGCGATATCGGTCGCTGGCGCAGCGACGGGTGCATCGACTTCGTCAGCCGTTGCGACGACCAGGTCAAGCTGCGCGGCTTTCGCATCGAACTCGGCGAAATCGAGGCGCAGCTGGGGCAGCACCCGTCGGTCGCCGACGTCGCCGTGCTCCTGCGCGAGGACGATCCCGGACACAAGCGGCTCGTGGCCTACCTGACCTTGACGCCGGGCGTGCCCGAGCCCGGCACCGCTGGCGCGCTCAAGCGCTTCCTGCGCAGCGTCCTGCCGGAGTACATGGTTCCCAGCGAACTCGTGGTGCTGGATGCGTTCCCGCTGACGGTGAACGGCAAGGTGGATCGCCGGGCCTTGCGCCCGCCACCGCTCAGACCAGAAGGCAGCGACAGGGTGCTGCCGCGCAACCGTACGGAAGAGGCTCTCTGGGAGATCTGGCGCGGTGTGCTCCACACCACGGCCTTCGGCGTCGAGGACAGTTTCTTCGACCTCGGGGGGCATTCGCTGCTGACGATGCAGGTCGCGTCCCGCATCCGCCAGCAGCTCGGCGTCGAGCTGTCCCTGGCGCTCCTGTTCGAGCACGTCACCATTGCCGCGCTCGCCGCGTGGCTGGACGAGGCACTGCCCCGCACCGCATCGACCGAGGCGGTTCCCATCCCACGCATCGCCCGCGGCCGCGCCCTTCCGGTGTCTCTGTCGCAGCGGCGCATGTGGGTGATCCAGCAGTTCGACCCCGCGTCGGTCGCCTACAACGTGCCGGTCTCGCTGCGGCTGCGCGGTGCGTTCGATCCTCGCCTGCTGCAGGCTGCCTTCGACCGGATCGTCCAGCGCCATGAAGGCTTGCGTACCCGCTTTGCGATGCAGGAAGAGCCAGTCCAGCACATCTCGCCATCCCTGTCCGTGAACGTCGAGCAGATCGACCTGCGCGCGCGCCCTGCCGCCGGCAGGCTCGAGGAAGCGCGTTCGATCCTTGGCGAGCGGGCGTCCAGGCCCTTCGATCTCACCCAGGCGCCCCTGCACCACGCAACGCTGGTCATCCTCGACGACAGCGACCATGTGTTCCTGTGGGTGATGCACCACGCGATCACCGACAACTGGTCGATCGCGATCCTGATGCGCGATCTTCTCGCGACGTATGCATCGCTCTCGACGGGCGGAGCCGCGGAGTTGCCGCCGCTCGCAATCGAATATGCGGACTACGCCGCATGGCAGCGCTCGCCGGCAGCGGCTGCGCAGCGCCACCACCAGATCGAATTCTGGGTCGAGCGCTTGAGCGGGCTGCAGCCGCTCAACCTGCCGACCGACCACGTGCGCCCGCCGCTTCCCAGTTTTCACGGGTCCAAGGTGTCGGTCGCGCTGCCGCCTGCGCTGCTCTTGAGCTTGCGCCGCTTCTGCGGCCAGCACGCAGTCACGCCCTTCGTGGTGCTCCTCTCCGCCTTCAAGCTCATGCTGGCGCGCCATTGCGGCACCCATGACATCGCCGTGGGCACGCCCATCGCCAATCGCCACCACCTGGTCACGGAGCAACTGGTCGGCACGCTGGTCAACACGCTGGTGATGCGCACAGATCTGTCCGGCAATCCGGATTTTTCCGAGCTGCTGCAACGGGTGCGAACGACCGCCCTGCAAGCCTATGCCCACCAGGACGCGCCCTTCGACGAGATCGTGGAAGCGCTGGGGCAGGATCGCCGCAGCCATCCCGAAGGCCTGGTACGCACGCTCTTCAATGTGCTCAATGCACCGCTCGGCCAACTGCCCGCCGTCGACTTCAGCTACCAGGAATTCGATCTCGAGCGCACCGCGGCACAGTTCGACCTGTCGATCCACGTCGATACGGAATTCGGCCACCGCATCCACCTGGAGTATTCGACCGACCTGTTTGCCGCCACGTCGGCAGAACGCATGCTCGAGAACTATTTGTCGCTGGTCGAGCAGGTGCTCGGCAATGAGCACCTGCCGATCTCGGACTACCAGCTCCTCGCGCCCTCCCAGCTGGCGCTGTTGCGCGATCACTGGAATGCGACGCAGCAAGCCCTTCCGCCTCGACAGCTCATCCATCAGCATCTGCGCTGCGGGGAGCACGCGCTGCGCGACCGGGTCGCGGTCATCGATTCGCAGGGCAAGCGCACCACCTACGGCGAGCTGAATGCTGCCGTGGCGCTGCTCGCGTCGGCACTGCGCGCACACGGCTTCGGGCGCGGCCACCGCATCGGCCTGAGCCTGGCGCGCGACGCCGGCATGCTGACGGCACAACTTGCGGTGCTGACCGCAGGCGCGGCTTATGTGCCGCTGGATCCCAATTTTCCAATCGACCGGTTGAGCTACATGGCCGGAGATGCGGGGCTATCGGCGATCCTCGCAGGGCCAGACTCGGCGGCGCACTTCCGGGAAACAGGGGTGCCCTTGCTGGACCCGGTGGTGCTCCTGAAGGAGGCAGAGACGGCGCCACCACCGGCGTTGCGTCCGGATCCGAAGCGCGATGCGCAGCCGCTCGATCCCGCCTATTTCATCTACACGTCTGGGTCGACAGGCAGGCCGAAAGCGGTGGCGGTGCCGCACCGCGCAGTGGTCAATTTCCTGGTCGCCATGGCGCGCGAGCCCGGGCTGGACGAAACGGATCGACTGGTGGCGATCACGACGCTGTCCTTCGACATCGCGGTGCTCGAGCTCTTGCTGCCGCTCGCCGTGGGCGCGCAGGTCATCGTGGCCGACAGCGACCACGTGGCCGACCCGAGGCAACTGCGCGCGATGCTCGAGCGCCACGATGCCACCCTGATGCAGGCAACCCCCTCCGCCTGGCGTGCGCTGCTCGACACCGGATGGACGGGACGCCCGGGCTTTCGCGCCCTCATCGGCGGCGAGCCTCTGCAGGTTCCCCTCGCCGAGCAGCTTCTGGAGAACTGCTCCGAACTCTGGAACATGTATGGGCCTACTGAAACCACCGTCTGGTCCACCACCTGGAGGGTGCATTCGCCGCGGCAGGGCATCTCCATCGGACGGCCTATCGGCAACACGTCCGTCTGGGTGCTCGATGAGCGAGGACTGCCCAGCCCGATCGGGGTGCCCGGCGAACTCTGCATCGGCGGACTGGGCGTGGCGCTGGGCTACCACGCGCGCGAGGCGCTGACGGCCGAGCGCTTTGTCGTCGACCGCTGGCGCGACGAAGCCGACGCACGGATGTACCGGACCGGCGACCTGTGCCGCTGGCGCCACGATGGCCTGCTCGAGCATCTGGGCCGCCTCG